A portion of the Novosphingobium sp. KA1 genome contains these proteins:
- a CDS encoding zincin-like metallopeptidase domain-containing protein, which produces MDGTYHELGHATGSAKRLNRQFGKRFGDDAYAFEEIVASLCQATLCAEYGPPNELHDSHASYIHHWMKILRGDKTAILHAAAKAEQAVKWLRQFDPALGSTLPDELKEAA; this is translated from the coding sequence ATGGATGGGACCTACCACGAGCTTGGCCACGCCACAGGGTCGGCCAAGCGGCTCAATCGCCAGTTCGGCAAGCGTTTCGGGGACGATGCCTATGCCTTCGAAGAAATCGTCGCGTCGCTCTGCCAGGCCACCCTCTGCGCCGAATACGGCCCTCCCAACGAACTCCACGACAGCCACGCCTCCTACATCCACCACTGGATGAAGATCCTGCGCGGCGACAAGACCGCGATCCTCCACGCGGCGGCCAAGGCCGAGCAGGCGGTCAAGTGGCTTCGCCAGTTCGATCCGGCGCTCGGTTCGACCCTGCCGGACGAACTCAAGGAGGCAGCCTGA
- a CDS encoding tyrosine-type recombinase/integrase, whose protein sequence is MAQLLFSTPAFRPDGSSVENVPMLLDARMRLVEPACAWLMHVALVRGRTRSPQTWRTYGEALYDWWQTLEANGWMWNEVGPGELSAYRDQMLRPRGGTGRPLARSTINGRLRTIGRFYRWSVATGLMKQVPFVSQEIELSRSRPQGYLAHIDATGGRTKANELTMRHVPMLPRPLAPEAIRRIMAAMSVRDRLIVEWAVTTGIRRMEVAGLTVRHLKRSGSEPMIPVQIDETKGGRSRMIYPPAPLVDRTRAYVREERAVLIRRTAVNRAGCDPDAMFLTCRGQPVKPRRVGAMFAAAAEAAGVNATFHALRHTFAAAMLRFLQREAQNNPELNPLLTLQVLLGHADLATTAVYLRVVETDLSVIEASVDDLYAALL, encoded by the coding sequence ATGGCGCAGCTGTTGTTCTCGACGCCTGCATTCCGGCCCGACGGATCATCGGTGGAGAATGTCCCAATGCTGCTCGACGCCCGGATGCGGCTCGTCGAACCGGCCTGCGCATGGCTGATGCACGTTGCTTTGGTGCGCGGCAGGACGAGAAGTCCGCAGACTTGGCGGACCTATGGTGAGGCCCTATACGACTGGTGGCAGACGCTCGAAGCCAATGGCTGGATGTGGAACGAGGTCGGACCGGGCGAACTCTCTGCCTATCGTGACCAGATGCTCCGGCCACGCGGCGGCACCGGGAGGCCGCTGGCGCGCAGCACCATCAACGGGCGGCTCAGGACCATAGGGCGATTCTACCGCTGGAGCGTGGCGACCGGACTGATGAAGCAGGTCCCATTCGTGAGCCAGGAAATCGAGCTATCTCGAAGTCGTCCGCAGGGATACCTAGCGCATATCGATGCAACTGGCGGCCGGACCAAGGCGAACGAGCTGACCATGCGGCATGTGCCGATGTTGCCGCGCCCGCTCGCGCCGGAAGCGATCCGGCGTATCATGGCCGCGATGTCGGTGCGCGACCGGCTGATCGTCGAATGGGCGGTGACCACCGGGATCCGCCGAATGGAAGTGGCGGGCCTGACCGTTCGTCACCTGAAGCGATCGGGCAGCGAACCGATGATCCCGGTGCAGATCGACGAAACCAAGGGTGGGCGTTCGCGGATGATCTATCCCCCAGCCCCGCTGGTCGATCGTACCCGTGCCTATGTCCGGGAAGAGCGAGCCGTCCTGATCCGTCGCACTGCGGTAAATCGAGCTGGCTGCGATCCAGATGCCATGTTCCTGACCTGCCGGGGGCAACCAGTAAAGCCGCGCCGGGTTGGAGCGATGTTCGCGGCCGCTGCCGAAGCTGCCGGGGTGAACGCGACGTTCCACGCGCTACGACACACCTTCGCTGCAGCTATGCTGCGGTTCCTGCAACGCGAAGCCCAGAACAACCCCGAACTCAATCCGCTGCTCACGCTGCAGGTGCTGCTTGGCCATGCCGATCTGGCGACGACGGCGGTCTACCTGCGCGTTGTCGAGACCGACCTGTCGGTGATCGAGGCCTCGGTCGACGACCTCTACGCGGCGCTGCTGTAA
- a CDS encoding site-specific integrase, translating into MPRPQKDYRVAPSPEPLIGNPGALIVNVVDVDGQLECAFDFAVFAARPAMAAEWALAFRHHYAVRQPANRANAYRHLKLWFAFLGEHHAVVVATRDIDTGVLNAFIVWLGTRHWSKGTRYSVWSIIKQHLAWLKRNRPDLVHPDLDIPFNPFPRKNAEACQRDVLSRDEMERVLAAARKDIEAAWAQFEEGRAMLARVNRAAIAAEPDLAKLDLDDIGVMLAVIDDRFGGIPPKVNDMLRKGAGLWRLHFATIHHGGVGGIAGRLFALPDTIVAYMIAIGAQTYANAEALRLMQRDCLSEHLLLEGRVMVSWHKGRAGREQRRSFMRDKSFSVPVLIEQVLAMTERLVPHAPQRDQGALFLTGMIAASRANGVIPCYMASKLTRRFVERHGLVGDDGKPLKLTLAALRASGLTLAHERLGHDILKTQALANHANPDTTQRYVDRPRVRKAQALAIGRLQARFVEVVRGNADSPQKSEPVPDLRNATAAGFMCRDPLAGIAQGQRKGELCTAWLGCFTCPNAVIPLDEEVLVRLLATQAALADGRSAMVPERWRLLYAPKLEILEREILPRFPYAMLEAAARKPLPPLPPVE; encoded by the coding sequence ATGCCGCGCCCGCAGAAGGACTACCGGGTAGCGCCATCGCCTGAGCCGCTGATCGGCAATCCGGGCGCGCTCATCGTCAATGTCGTCGATGTCGACGGCCAGCTCGAATGCGCGTTCGACTTCGCAGTCTTCGCCGCTCGGCCCGCTATGGCAGCGGAATGGGCGCTCGCGTTCCGGCATCACTACGCCGTCAGGCAACCCGCCAACAGGGCAAACGCCTATCGCCACCTGAAGCTATGGTTCGCCTTCCTGGGTGAACATCATGCCGTTGTTGTGGCAACGCGCGACATCGATACCGGCGTACTCAATGCCTTCATCGTCTGGCTCGGCACCAGGCACTGGAGCAAGGGTACGCGCTACTCCGTGTGGTCGATCATCAAACAGCACCTGGCCTGGCTCAAGCGCAACCGGCCCGATCTGGTCCATCCCGATCTCGACATCCCGTTCAACCCGTTCCCCCGCAAGAATGCCGAAGCGTGCCAGCGCGACGTACTGAGCCGCGATGAAATGGAACGGGTGCTCGCCGCCGCGCGCAAGGACATCGAGGCAGCCTGGGCCCAGTTCGAGGAGGGGCGCGCTATGCTCGCCCGGGTCAACCGGGCGGCCATTGCCGCCGAGCCCGACCTCGCCAAGCTCGATCTCGACGATATCGGCGTGATGCTCGCGGTGATCGACGACCGGTTCGGCGGCATACCGCCCAAGGTCAACGACATGCTGCGCAAGGGAGCTGGCCTCTGGCGGCTTCACTTCGCGACGATACACCATGGTGGTGTGGGCGGGATCGCCGGACGGCTGTTCGCGCTGCCCGACACGATTGTCGCCTACATGATCGCGATCGGTGCCCAGACCTACGCCAATGCCGAGGCGCTCCGGCTGATGCAGCGCGACTGCCTGAGCGAGCATCTGCTGCTCGAGGGTCGGGTCATGGTCAGCTGGCACAAGGGGCGCGCGGGGCGCGAACAGCGGCGCAGCTTCATGCGAGACAAGAGCTTCTCGGTGCCGGTGCTGATCGAGCAGGTGCTGGCGATGACCGAAAGGCTGGTGCCGCATGCGCCGCAGCGGGACCAGGGAGCGCTGTTCCTCACCGGCATGATCGCAGCCTCGCGCGCAAACGGAGTGATCCCCTGCTATATGGCTTCCAAGCTGACCCGGCGGTTCGTCGAGCGGCACGGCCTTGTCGGCGACGATGGCAAGCCGCTGAAGCTCACTTTGGCGGCGCTGCGCGCGTCGGGCCTGACACTCGCACATGAGCGGCTCGGGCACGATATCCTGAAAACCCAGGCACTCGCCAATCATGCCAATCCCGATACGACCCAGCGCTACGTGGACCGGCCCCGGGTCCGGAAGGCGCAGGCGTTGGCGATCGGACGGTTACAGGCTCGGTTCGTCGAAGTCGTCCGCGGCAATGCCGACAGTCCGCAAAAGTCCGAGCCCGTCCCCGACCTGCGCAATGCAACCGCAGCCGGCTTCATGTGCCGGGATCCCCTTGCGGGCATTGCCCAAGGCCAGCGTAAAGGCGAGCTCTGCACGGCTTGGCTTGGTTGCTTCACCTGTCCCAATGCCGTGATACCTCTTGATGAGGAAGTGCTGGTTCGCCTGCTGGCGACGCAGGCCGCGCTTGCAGATGGGCGTTCTGCCATGGTGCCCGAACGCTGGCGGCTGCTCTATGCACCCAAGCTCGAAATCCTTGAGCGCGAGATTCTACCCCGGTTCCCCTATGCGATGCTTGAAGCTGCCGCACGGAAACCTCTGCCACCACTGCCGCCGGTCGAATGA